In the Gymnodinialimonas sp. 202GB13-11 genome, one interval contains:
- a CDS encoding SOS response-associated peptidase yields the protein MCGRMTMTHPTDAMAQLFEAAPANDLPEPPTYNLCPTQSVGVVVSGDGRSYRPMRWGFLPHWYKAMNGGPLLINARAETIAEKPAFKAAVRERRCLIAATGFYEWTKDEEGNRLPWYFSRPGGEPMVFAGIWQMWGKDDPVPTCAIVTTGAGEWMAETHHREPVVLAEDDWATWLGESGEKAAPLMRSSPGGYYQRWRVDRAVNSNRASGPDLIEPI from the coding sequence ATGTGCGGCCGTATGACCATGACCCATCCCACAGACGCCATGGCGCAGCTGTTTGAGGCTGCGCCAGCGAATGATCTACCCGAACCGCCCACGTATAATCTGTGCCCGACACAGAGCGTGGGCGTTGTCGTATCTGGGGACGGGCGTAGTTACAGGCCGATGCGGTGGGGGTTCTTGCCGCATTGGTACAAGGCGATGAATGGCGGGCCGCTTTTGATCAACGCGCGGGCCGAGACGATTGCCGAGAAGCCTGCCTTCAAAGCGGCGGTGCGCGAACGGCGCTGTTTGATTGCCGCGACGGGCTTTTATGAATGGACCAAGGATGAAGAGGGAAACCGGCTGCCGTGGTATTTCTCACGCCCCGGCGGCGAGCCGATGGTCTTCGCGGGTATCTGGCAGATGTGGGGGAAGGACGACCCGGTGCCGACCTGCGCGATTGTGACGACTGGTGCGGGTGAGTGGATGGCCGAGACGCATCATCGGGAGCCGGTGGTTTTGGCGGAAGACGATTGGGCGACCTGGCTGGGAGAGAGTGGCGAGAAGGCCGCGCCTCTGATGCGGTCTTCGCCCGGGGGTTATTACCAGCGCTGGCGTGTGGACCGGGCGGTGAACTCGAACCGGGCGAGCGGGCCGGACTTGATCGAACCGATTTGA
- a CDS encoding cobyric acid synthase: protein MTRALMIQGTGSNVGKSMLVAGLCRIARQNGLSVAPFKPQNMSNNAAVTSDGGEIGRAQALQALASGVAPHTDMNPVLLKPETDTGSQVVVQGKRLTTVRARDYAKLKPQLLEAVTDSFQRLKSHHDLILVEGAGSPAEVNLRPGDIANMGFARATDTPVILCGDIDRGGVIAQIVGTQTVIDPADAALIKGFMINKFRGDPSLFDDGYDLIKSHTGWPGFGVIPWFAQAHKLPAEDALDIATPNRTEGLHIVCLRLSRIANFDDMDPLAQEPNVRLTMLNAGHAIPGDADVVIIPGSKSTRGDLAFLRAQGWDTDLQAHIRRGGYVLGICGGYQMLGTSISDPDGIEGTPGTDLGLGLLDVTTTMTPKKTLTEVTATYAGTNLPVRGYEIHIGETKGPDRARPFAHISGQPEGARSPSGQITASYLHGLFRDDTFRAAWLAQFNTSSTANYDQSVESTLDALADHLRQHLDTEALFATAR, encoded by the coding sequence TTGACCCGCGCGCTTATGATCCAGGGCACCGGCTCCAATGTCGGCAAGTCCATGCTCGTCGCGGGCCTCTGCCGCATCGCCCGCCAGAACGGCCTGTCGGTCGCCCCCTTCAAACCGCAAAACATGTCCAACAACGCCGCCGTGACCTCGGACGGCGGCGAGATCGGCCGCGCCCAGGCCCTGCAAGCGCTGGCCTCCGGCGTCGCGCCCCACACCGACATGAACCCGGTCCTGCTCAAGCCCGAAACCGACACAGGCTCCCAAGTCGTCGTGCAAGGCAAGCGCCTGACCACCGTCCGCGCCCGCGACTACGCCAAACTCAAACCGCAACTGCTAGAGGCCGTCACCGACAGCTTCCAACGCCTCAAATCGCACCACGACCTGATCCTCGTCGAGGGCGCAGGCTCGCCCGCCGAGGTCAACCTGCGCCCCGGCGACATCGCCAACATGGGTTTCGCGCGCGCCACCGACACACCCGTGATCCTCTGCGGCGACATCGACCGCGGTGGCGTCATCGCCCAGATCGTCGGAACCCAGACCGTGATCGACCCCGCTGACGCGGCCCTGATCAAAGGCTTCATGATCAACAAGTTCCGCGGCGACCCGAGCCTTTTCGACGACGGATACGACCTTATCAAATCCCACACCGGTTGGCCCGGCTTCGGCGTCATCCCGTGGTTCGCGCAAGCCCACAAACTCCCCGCCGAAGACGCGCTCGACATCGCCACACCGAACCGCACCGAGGGCCTGCACATCGTCTGCCTGCGCCTCAGCCGCATCGCAAATTTCGACGATATGGACCCGCTCGCGCAGGAACCAAATGTCCGCCTGACCATGCTCAACGCAGGCCACGCTATCCCCGGCGATGCCGACGTCGTCATAATCCCCGGCTCCAAATCCACGCGCGGCGATCTCGCCTTCCTCCGCGCCCAAGGCTGGGACACCGACCTACAGGCCCATATCCGGCGCGGCGGCTATGTCCTTGGCATCTGCGGCGGCTACCAGATGCTCGGGACGTCCATCTCCGACCCCGACGGCATCGAAGGCACCCCCGGCACAGACCTCGGCCTCGGCCTCCTCGACGTCACAACAACCATGACGCCGAAGAAAACCCTCACCGAGGTCACCGCCACCTACGCCGGCACCAACCTGCCCGTCCGCGGCTACGAGATTCATATCGGCGAAACCAAAGGCCCCGACCGCGCACGCCCCTTCGCCCATATCTCCGGCCAGCCGGAAGGCGCGCGCAGCCCCTCCGGCCAGATCACCGCCAGCTACCTCCACGGCCTCTTCCGCGACGACACGTTCCGCGCCGCCTGGCTGGCCCAATTCAACACCTCCAGCACGGCAAACTACGATCAATCCGTCGAATCCACCCTCGACGCGCTCGCCGACCACTTGCGCCAACACCTGGACACAGAGGCCCTCTTCGCCACCGCGCGCTGA